Genomic DNA from Lactuca sativa cultivar Salinas chromosome 8, Lsat_Salinas_v11, whole genome shotgun sequence:
CTTGAATCTGGCGAAGAAACCTATCTTCCTGCACTAAATGTTAGCTCAGAGAAATCTTGTATTATTGTATGTTCACATGTTCCTAATCCCTTTTCATTTTCTATTTATAACTTGATAACAAATTTGATTTATTTTCATAAAAGTCTGTTTACATGGACACTCAAGTGAACAAAAAGCAAAAGACAGAAAATACCGATGTCAACAAAGACTCTATACCTGTCTATGATCGTAATTTTCCACTTCTAATGTCAAATGATGACGTGGCTACCAAAGaaaggtatttttttttttaatgaaaagtaAACTTATTTATTTCCACTACCTTTACcctaattaattttataacagtgttgaTGATATTGTGAATGCTTCTCGTTGTTTTAACTGTGATGCTTATGATCATTCACTAAAAGAGTGTctaaagccttttaacaaagaaGTTGTCAGCAATGCACGAAAATTGTATCTTTTAAAAAGTAAAAGACCTTCTGGTCCTCGCGTTTTAACGCgatattaccaaaatacccctggtgGGAAGTTTGATGGGTTAAAACCGGGTTGTCTTGATCTTGAGACTAGGAAACTGTTACACCTTGGGGTAAGTCAAAAAATGGACAAAACTTGTGATTTCATGTAAAACACAAGGACCATTCTTGTAAATTTAGTTTATATCTTTTGATTCAGGAATTTGATCCGCCTCCATGGTTGAATAGAATGCGTGAAATGGGATACCCATCTGGATATCTTGGTATGTTTttagtattttatttttaaataaaagacACCATATTTTGAAAATTTCCACCTTAAATGCTTTTTAATTCATGTTTATTTAaattgcctttttttttttttttaaatattttatgagATTACAAGTTTCTTTTTTAATCTTTTGATATTGATTAGATTTGGAAGATGAAGACCAACCTTCAGGAATTATAATATTCACAAACGAAGAtacaaaagaaaatgaaaaatgctTCGATACAAATTTTACAGAGCAAAAAAGAAAAATGAGCGTGAATATTCCGGGAATAAATGCACCAATTCCAGTAAATGCAGATAAAAACCGATGGGTGACTCCTAATTCCCAATTAAAAGGTCTTAAATCTTTCAGTAATAATTatgataacaataataataataatagtagtttCTTAAACAAAAGGGTAAAAAGTTCAACAGAATTACATTTTCAACATCACTCTTATGAACAAAGTTGGAGGCCAGAATGTAGACGAGGGTCAACTCCTGTTTATGCACGTGGTGAACATATTTATGCACGTGCATTTCCTCTTTTGTCTAATTATGCGAATAGATATTGGGATCATATTAATCAAGGTAATTCTCCTACTTCGTTTAATGGTTGATAATATTTGAATGTTGGTTTATGAAATGTAAGAGAATATTTATGTGCAAATATTATGTATTGGTATAATTATCATATGTTAGCATGTTTGGTGGTAACACAGGTAGTTAAATATgggaaaaaatcaaataaaagggCATACAAATTTAAATAATAGGCTATAACCTAGACAGTTATAGCGGTCCAAAATCAAATATCGGTCAAGGGCCGATATTTGGGATATAGGTTATCGTGGTGGGATGTCAGTATTTTTACATCAtgcataattaatatataaacataaaacatatataaaagtaatataaaaagtcaaaattcaaaACTGTCATGTTTGAAACATAATCTTACGTATATCGTGAAATCTTTCTCCAAATCCACATCAACCAAGACATCCAATTATTTTATCTAGATCATCCGCATTAACTCTAATATCATCATCATTTAAGAATTATGTACTTAACACATCAACATGATCTAACCTATAGAAACTTGCAAGCTAACACATAAGTATGTAACAATTAACATAACAACAAGATCGGTTAATACATAAAACATGAGTCTATGCCCTAAAACTAACAATTAAGTACTTAACATAATAGCAGGTTCAGTTAAGTTAAGTCCATAAGACTTAAGTCCATGACTTAACACTAAAAAAAAGCAAGTAAAATTACTTAACTGATATCCTACCTGGAAATCGCCTAGAAATATCGGTATATATCAGTTAAATATCAGTAAATATCACCGATTTTTGTGGTCTGATATTTTGGACCGATATTTGACACCGTTATTTTGAAAAGTACCGATAACCGATATCCCACCTGGAAATCAACTGGAAATCGCCGATATTAACTGCTTGTGTTATAACTTATAAGGCAATAAGAAAATAAATGATAGGGTTAGGCCCATTTATCTTTATGTCATAAGTTTATGTAATGTGAAAAAGGGGTAATCACTTTATCTTTATGTCATACGTTTACAAGAAAGGTCTGTTTCACCATCTTTGTAAAACTATGTAATACATTAAACACGtactaacaataataataaaaaaatgttaataatgaaaatgataatgataatgcaAAACGATATTAAATAGTATAGTCGGAAAATGGTTGAAAAATATTAGTTTTAGATTAGACTGTACAAATGATCCTTGTAGtatgtaaaaatttatcattttggtccaaaaaggtttggatTAGCACTAAAGGtctaagttttcattttgttgtaaGTTTAGTTCaactttttttgaattttttaaaatacCGATTTTGCCCTTGTTATTTTCTTTTTTcgtttttgtattaatttaatttattaaacaaaataaaaaaaatatataaacatccTCCCCTTTATCTTCCTTTTTAATTTTTGTGAACACCCTTTTATCACTTAACACTATATCACCGATCAAACACAATCACCACCACCAGAAGCCACCTCAGGTAGCATAATCACCACCACCTGAAATCACTGCTCGCTCGTTGATAGGAGGGAGGTGAAAAAACACAACTGAAACTAGGGAGATAAAGAGAGATGTAGGTGGGAGATGAAGAAACAGATCCGACGAAGAAAGAAACCCTTAGATCCACAtctttgttgttgtagtcatttCAGATGCATCAGAAAAAAATACTCGTGTTTTAGTCATTTCAGATCCGCATCTGGCGAAGAAAAAAAATACTCGTCAACAGCAGCAACACAACTACCACCATCGGAAGTCGTCGTCAGAGACACAGACgaactagggtttgcaaaccctaaaccACTTCAGACctgtgagagagagaaagagagaccgAGAACAacgctagggtttgctatgacaTGCGTCGACGCTAGGGTTGCTATAAGAGGCGGCTTCGACGGTGGGTTCTCAGCACCAACGTAGGGCTTTGATGGTGGGTTTTCAACACTAATGAAGAGGCTCCGACGAGTGCGAAGATCTGACTCCAACGAGTGCGAATAGACGGTGTTTCGAGAAATAGATCTAGAGACCGATAACCTAGTGGGTAGGAGGAGGCGTTTTGACGAGAAATGTAGTGTTCCAGCAAACAGATCTAGAGGCCGACAAGAGTTTCTCACTCTCTCCCCTAGCTCCATTTCTTTCTCCCTCTCTCTATCTTCATCAGGCCCGACTAGATTTGAAAATCAAGCCACCAGAACTTCGACGACCAAAACTCAAAGTTGAGAAGGAGAGATATGGAGGCGGCAAGCTAAAGTGGAGATGGTGACCGGTGGTGCCAATGGTGATGTTTACCGGAGGCAATAAAGATGAAGAATAAGGAAGAAAAGTAACAACATAACGAGAAAGGGGGTGATAAcaagtttttctattttttttttaaattttatatcagaaataaaaaaaataaaaaaaaaagaaaataaaattaataagcGGTAAATATGTCATTTGAAAAAGATTTTAAATagattggaccaaactcgcaataaaatcaaagttttggaCTGATGGTTCTAGCCCGAACTTTTTTAGACTAAAGTGACAATTTTCGACAttccacagggaccatttgtgcagtttagtcttAGTAATATTATtgtgacaaaactgcaaaattggtCATTGTGATATTCAAAAAACTGTGGATAAGGTTCAAAAAGTTTTCGACTTGCATGAAAGGTCCAAAATCAGGAATTTCCGGATGGTTTTGGtcctaaaatacttaaaaatccgTTTTGCCCTTTTAATATgttttttgtatttatttcatatatatttttaaatattttatttattaaaaaaagaaaagaaaagaaaaaaaaaagggctACTCAATACTCATTCA
This window encodes:
- the LOC111910465 gene encoding uncharacterized protein LOC111910465, translating into MTTIKRALQDDNELTSVQIIYKLLSRKSKKKLEQLLHQWSEWHTQECSLSEGSNEDLESGEETYLPALNVSSEKSCIISVYMDTQVNKKQKTENTDVNKDSIPVYDRNFPLLMSNDDVATKESVDDIVNASRCFNCDAYDHSLKECLKPFNKEVVSNARKLYLLKSKRPSGPRVLTRYYQNTPGGKFDGLKPGCLDLETRKLLHLGEFDPPPWLNRMREMGYPSGYLDLEDEDQPSGIIIFTNEDTKENEKCFDTNFTEQKRKMSVNIPGINAPIPVNADKNRWVTPNSQLKGLKSFSNNYDNNNNNNSSFLNKRVKSSTELHFQHHSYEQSWRPECRRGSTPVYARGEHIYARAFPLLSNYANRYWDHINQGNSPTSFNG